In Collimonas arenae, a single genomic region encodes these proteins:
- a CDS encoding AAA family ATPase: protein MRSETRFESSPSYVATDDLKLAVNAALTLQRPLLIKGEPGTGKTMLAEEVAAALNMPLMQWHIKSTTKAQQGLYEYDAVSRLRDSQLGDARVKDIHNYIVKGVLWQAFNADEQVVLLIDEIDKADIEFPNDLLRELDRMEFYVYETREMVRAKHRPLVIITSNNEKELPDAFLRRCFFHYIKFPDKATMQEIVNVHFPNLKKDLLAQALETFYQVRDVAGLKKKPSTSELLDWLKLLLAEDIPPEALHSSDAKAVVPPLHGALLKNEQDVHLFERLVFMARKNR from the coding sequence ATGCGATCAGAGACACGTTTTGAAAGTTCCCCCAGTTACGTCGCCACCGACGATCTGAAACTGGCCGTTAATGCTGCGCTGACATTGCAACGGCCGTTGCTGATCAAAGGCGAACCAGGCACCGGTAAAACCATGCTGGCCGAAGAAGTGGCCGCCGCGCTGAACATGCCTTTGATGCAATGGCATATCAAATCGACCACTAAAGCCCAGCAAGGTTTGTACGAATACGACGCCGTGTCGCGCCTGCGTGATTCCCAGTTGGGTGACGCCAGGGTCAAGGACATTCATAACTACATTGTCAAAGGCGTACTGTGGCAAGCCTTTAACGCTGACGAACAAGTGGTGCTGCTGATTGATGAGATCGACAAAGCAGACATCGAGTTCCCCAACGATTTGTTGCGTGAGCTCGATCGCATGGAATTTTACGTCTACGAAACACGTGAAATGGTGCGCGCCAAGCACAGGCCGCTGGTGATCATTACCTCGAATAATGAAAAAGAATTACCGGACGCCTTCCTGCGCCGCTGTTTTTTTCACTACATTAAGTTCCCGGACAAGGCGACCATGCAGGAAATCGTCAATGTCCACTTTCCGAACCTAAAAAAAGATTTGCTGGCACAGGCGCTGGAGACTTTCTATCAGGTGCGCGACGTGGCCGGTCTGAAAAAAAAGCCGTCAACCTCCGAACTGTTGGACTGGCTGAAATTGTTGTTGGCTGAAGACATTCCGCCGGAAGCGTTGCACAGCAGCGACGCCAAGGCCGTGGTGCCGCCTCTGCATGGCGCCCTGCTGAAGAACGAACAGGACGTCCATCTGTTCGAACGCCTCGTTTTCATGGCTAGAAAAAACAGATAA
- a CDS encoding vWA domain-containing protein encodes MLIDFFFTLKDAKVPVSIKEFLILLEALQRKVIAPTLDNFYYLARTTLVKDEAHFDKFDQAFGRYFKGIQTIFEKNPEIPLDWLMQRMKRELSPEQLAQLEKFGYDKLMDRLNELLEEQKGRHEGGNKWIGTGGTSPFGHGGTNPEGIRIGGSGGNRTAVKVWEARAYRDYDDERELGTRNIKVALRRLRKFAREGIAEELALDDTIRATAHNAGYLDIKMRPERKNNIKVLMLMDVGGTMDDHIARTEELFSAAKTEFKNMEFFYFHNCVYDYMWKNNQRRHAERFPTWDILRKYTPDTKLIFVGDATMSPYEILQPGGSVEYNNEEAGAEWLQRFTRAFPKFIWLNPEPEGLWQYRQSVEVIRQLMSNRMFPVTMDGLERGMRLLSK; translated from the coding sequence ATGTTGATTGATTTTTTCTTCACCTTGAAAGATGCCAAAGTCCCGGTATCGATCAAAGAGTTCCTGATCCTGCTGGAAGCGCTTCAGCGGAAGGTCATCGCACCGACGCTGGATAATTTTTATTATCTGGCACGCACCACGCTGGTCAAGGACGAAGCTCATTTCGACAAGTTCGACCAGGCTTTCGGCCGCTACTTCAAGGGCATCCAGACCATCTTCGAAAAGAATCCGGAGATCCCGCTGGATTGGCTGATGCAGCGCATGAAGCGCGAGTTGTCGCCGGAGCAACTGGCGCAGTTGGAGAAATTCGGCTACGACAAATTGATGGACCGCCTGAACGAATTGCTGGAAGAGCAAAAGGGCCGACATGAAGGCGGCAACAAATGGATCGGCACCGGCGGCACGTCGCCTTTCGGCCACGGCGGGACTAATCCGGAAGGAATACGCATCGGCGGCAGCGGCGGCAACCGCACTGCAGTCAAGGTATGGGAAGCGCGCGCCTATCGCGATTATGACGACGAACGAGAGTTGGGCACCCGCAATATCAAGGTCGCCCTGCGTCGCCTGCGCAAATTCGCGCGCGAAGGTATCGCAGAAGAACTGGCTCTGGACGACACCATCCGCGCCACCGCCCACAATGCCGGCTACCTCGATATCAAGATGCGGCCGGAGCGCAAGAACAATATCAAGGTACTGATGCTGATGGATGTCGGCGGCACCATGGACGATCATATCGCCCGTACCGAAGAATTATTCAGTGCGGCGAAGACCGAGTTCAAGAACATGGAGTTTTTCTATTTCCACAACTGCGTCTATGACTATATGTGGAAAAACAACCAGCGCCGCCATGCCGAGCGTTTCCCTACCTGGGACATTTTGCGCAAATACACGCCGGACACCAAGTTGATCTTTGTCGGCGACGCCACCATGAGCCCTTACGAAATTTTGCAGCCAGGGGGCTCGGTCGAATACAACAACGAAGAAGCCGGCGCTGAGTGGTTGCAGCGCTTTACCCGGGCTTTCCCCAAGTTCATCTGGCTGAATCCCGAACCCGAGGGCTTGTGGCAATACCGGCAATCGGTGGAAGTAATCCGGCAACTGATGAGCAACCGCATGTTCCCGGTGACGATGGATGGACTGGAGCGCGGCATGCGCCTGCTCAGCAAATGA
- a CDS encoding response regulator, with the protein MKNHNAPFAIRFIGFSAREINIFDATFSVEQNRQKQYFRLFADSLQEPDLYLVNSDDLKALAMLADMEPNNLRPVLLVGTPHVELPFACVERPIRWLKLFDALDTLMERRQIMLAKQNPSDATLASNVPERRRRERLDLDLTDPLEYERMRNKQPQSDRILVIDNQSAFRDDLALALAHHVVPVEWVGTPDAAAEVYTRLSISVVLINPKLAHVDPYELCTEIKRQHPNTRIAVVFLIEKDFAYDHVRASQVGCDGFLHRHLEQPQILLAIGKFLSLRDRV; encoded by the coding sequence ATGAAAAATCATAACGCACCATTCGCCATTCGTTTCATCGGATTTTCCGCAAGGGAAATCAATATTTTCGACGCTACTTTTTCAGTCGAACAAAATCGTCAGAAGCAGTATTTTCGCTTATTCGCCGACAGCTTGCAGGAGCCGGACCTGTATCTGGTCAATTCCGACGACCTGAAGGCACTGGCGATGCTGGCCGACATGGAGCCGAACAACCTGCGGCCGGTGCTACTGGTCGGCACGCCGCATGTGGAGCTGCCGTTTGCCTGTGTCGAGCGCCCCATCCGCTGGCTCAAGCTGTTCGATGCGCTGGACACCTTGATGGAGCGGCGTCAGATCATGCTGGCCAAGCAAAATCCATCCGATGCGACGCTGGCGAGCAACGTACCGGAGCGGCGCCGGCGCGAGCGCCTCGACCTCGACCTGACCGACCCGCTCGAATACGAACGCATGCGGAATAAGCAGCCGCAAAGCGACCGTATCCTGGTGATCGATAATCAATCGGCCTTCCGCGACGACCTGGCGCTCGCTTTGGCGCATCATGTCGTGCCGGTGGAATGGGTGGGCACACCGGACGCAGCAGCCGAAGTGTATACAAGGCTCAGCATCTCAGTTGTGCTGATCAACCCAAAACTGGCGCATGTCGATCCCTATGAGTTGTGCACGGAGATCAAGCGCCAGCATCCAAACACGCGGATCGCGGTGGTTTTCCTGATTGAAAAGGATTTTGCATACGACCATGTAAGGGCAAGTCAGGTCGGTTGCGACGGTTTTCTGCACCGGCATCTGGAGCAGCCGCAAATCCTGCTGGCGATCGGGAAATTCCTGTCGCTGCGGGACCGGGTTTAA